Proteins co-encoded in one Cupriavidus nantongensis genomic window:
- the guaD gene encoding guanine deaminase: protein MTTHPTTDSRTRAIRGRVLHFLRDPQFHEDAYQYWDDGVLIVTDGRIAAAGDYAQLAARIPAGAEVIDHRGKLIVPGFIDTHVHFPQTDMIASPSPGLLHWLDTYTFPEERRFADPDYARGVAGFFTEELLRNGTTSAVVWSTVHKASADALFAESEARNLRMVTGKVMMDRNCPEFLRDTAESGARDSADLLSRWHNKGRLSYAITPRFAPTSTEAQLAACGELARAYPDAFIQTHVAENRDEVKWVAELFPNARSYLDVYDRYGLLRPGAMYGHAIYLDQDDRRRLADSGAAVAHCPTSNLFLGSGFYDFHQSDANRLNVTLATDVGGGTSFSMFRTMNAAHKVARMGGYYLTALRMFYLATRAAAEALGWTGRVGSFSEGCEADFIVLDPKATPLIARRSNRSETLEEELFAFAMLGDDRVIDSVYVMGEPASIPAA from the coding sequence ATGACGACCCACCCCACCACTGACTCCCGTACCCGCGCCATTCGCGGCCGCGTGCTGCATTTCCTGCGCGACCCGCAATTCCATGAGGACGCGTATCAGTATTGGGACGACGGGGTGCTGATCGTCACCGACGGGCGCATCGCCGCCGCCGGCGACTACGCGCAACTGGCCGCACGCATCCCGGCCGGCGCCGAGGTCATCGACCACCGCGGCAAGCTGATCGTGCCCGGCTTTATCGATACCCACGTGCACTTCCCGCAGACCGACATGATCGCGTCGCCGTCGCCGGGCCTGCTGCACTGGCTCGACACCTACACCTTCCCCGAGGAGCGCCGCTTCGCCGATCCCGACTACGCACGCGGCGTCGCCGGCTTCTTCACCGAGGAACTGCTGCGCAACGGCACCACCAGCGCGGTGGTCTGGAGCACGGTGCACAAGGCTTCGGCCGACGCCCTCTTCGCCGAAAGCGAGGCGCGCAACCTGCGCATGGTCACCGGCAAGGTGATGATGGACCGCAACTGCCCCGAATTCCTGCGCGACACCGCCGAAAGCGGCGCCCGGGATTCCGCCGACCTGCTGTCGCGCTGGCATAACAAGGGGCGGCTGTCGTACGCGATCACGCCGCGCTTCGCCCCGACCTCGACCGAGGCGCAGCTGGCCGCCTGCGGCGAGCTGGCACGCGCCTATCCGGACGCGTTTATCCAGACCCACGTGGCGGAGAACCGCGACGAGGTCAAATGGGTGGCCGAGCTGTTCCCGAACGCGCGCAGCTACCTGGATGTCTACGACCGCTATGGCCTGCTGCGTCCCGGCGCGATGTACGGCCACGCCATCTACCTGGACCAGGACGACCGCCGCCGGCTGGCCGACAGCGGCGCCGCGGTGGCGCACTGCCCGACTTCCAACCTGTTCCTCGGTAGCGGCTTCTACGACTTCCACCAGTCCGATGCCAACCGCCTGAACGTGACGCTGGCCACCGACGTCGGCGGCGGCACCTCGTTCTCGATGTTCCGCACCATGAACGCCGCGCACAAGGTGGCGCGCATGGGCGGCTACTACCTGACCGCGCTGCGCATGTTCTACCTGGCCACCCGCGCCGCGGCCGAGGCGCTGGGCTGGACCGGCCGCGTCGGCAGCTTCAGCGAAGGCTGCGAGGCCGACTTCATCGTGCTGGATCCGAAGGCGACGCCGCTGATCGCCCGCCGCAGCAACCGCTCGGAAACGCTGGAAGAAGAGCTGTTCGCCTTTGCCATGCTGGGCGACGACCGCGTGATCGACAGCGTCTACGTGATGGGCGAGCCGGCCAGCATCCCGGCAGCCTGA
- a CDS encoding adenosine deaminase, which translates to MTIDAALAEQIRRTPKAELHVHIEGTLEPELIFRLAQRNQVALPYPSVDALRAAYAFTDLQSFLDIYYAGASVLLTEEDFFDMTMDYVKRAVADNVRHAEIFFDPQTHTARGVPIGVVIDGIADALAQARTEYDFSSSLILCFLRHLSEEDAFATLEAALPYRDRFVGVGLDSSEKGNPPEKFARVFARARELGLHLVAHAGEEGPAQYVTDALDILKAERIDHGVRAIDDAALVERLARERVALTVCPLSNVKLKVYPDLRDHPLKRMLDAGVAITLHSDDPAYFGGYMNANWEATFDALPLDAADAHKLARNSFEAAFLPAMQKAEFLAEVDHFWSAPPKSPPATAPAA; encoded by the coding sequence ATGACCATCGATGCCGCGCTCGCGGAACAGATCCGCCGCACCCCCAAGGCCGAACTGCATGTGCATATCGAAGGCACGCTTGAGCCGGAACTGATCTTCCGGCTGGCGCAGCGCAACCAGGTGGCGCTGCCCTACCCCAGCGTCGACGCGCTGCGCGCCGCCTACGCCTTCACCGACCTGCAGTCGTTCCTGGACATCTACTACGCCGGCGCCAGCGTGCTGCTGACCGAGGAAGATTTCTTCGACATGACCATGGACTACGTCAAGCGCGCCGTCGCCGACAACGTCCGCCACGCCGAGATCTTCTTCGATCCGCAGACCCATACCGCGCGCGGCGTGCCGATCGGCGTGGTGATCGACGGCATTGCCGATGCGCTGGCGCAGGCGCGCACCGAGTACGACTTCTCCAGCAGCCTGATCCTGTGCTTCCTGCGCCATCTGTCGGAGGAAGACGCGTTCGCCACGCTGGAAGCGGCGCTGCCCTATCGCGACCGCTTCGTCGGCGTCGGGCTCGATTCGTCGGAGAAAGGCAATCCGCCCGAGAAATTCGCGCGCGTGTTCGCGCGGGCGCGCGAGCTGGGCCTGCACCTGGTGGCGCACGCGGGCGAGGAAGGCCCGGCGCAATACGTGACCGATGCGCTCGACATCCTGAAGGCGGAGCGCATCGACCACGGCGTGCGCGCCATCGACGATGCCGCGCTGGTCGAGCGCCTGGCGCGCGAGCGCGTGGCGCTGACGGTGTGCCCGCTGTCGAACGTCAAGCTCAAGGTCTATCCCGACCTGCGCGACCACCCGCTCAAGCGCATGCTGGATGCGGGCGTGGCAATCACCCTGCATTCGGACGATCCGGCCTATTTCGGCGGCTATATGAATGCGAACTGGGAAGCCACCTTCGACGCGCTGCCGCTGGACGCGGCCGACGCGCACAAGCTGGCCCGCAACAGTTTTGAAGCGGCTTTCCTGCCTGCCATGCAGAAGGCCGAGTTCCTGGCGGAAGTCGACCACTTCTGGTCCGCTCCGCCCAAGTCCCCGCCCGCGACGGCCCCCGCGGCCTGA